Sequence from the Epinephelus moara isolate mb chromosome 19, YSFRI_EMoa_1.0, whole genome shotgun sequence genome:
CCGACACTGCTGTTTGAAGTGCcacagaaacaggaaaaacaaccaaataatTCCTCACTTGGTTTTTAAAAATAggcaaaaattaaaaagagaaaaataccTGAGtgtaaaaatcataaaatcaaccAAATCAACAATCAGAAAGGGAGGACAAACTTACTGTCGCCATCTGTGGGCACCCACAGCTCTAAGACTCAACGTCaatacagagacagaaaaggagAGTGCTTGGAGGAAAGCGAGCAGCATGGTAAGTTCTGAAAATATCAGCTATCAGCTAGTTGTACTTTACGATGAACCAAATTAGCACCAACGTCAGCATAAGCTGCCTTCCACAGTAAGTTAGAACAACCGTTAGCATAGCTGACATTCCAGTGgctgtttttgtatgtgtaatGCCAGGTGAAAATTTGCTTCACCTTTGGTTCTGCACACACCTTAAGACATACTTGCCAACCCTCCCTATTTTCCCAGGAGATTCATGTTTTTCATTGTCTTCTCACGATTCCCTCCTGGACTCACAATTCTCCCCTTTCTCCCGATTTTACAaatttacaaatctttttttttttcctttttcatctTCCCAACCTTTTTATGGCACAATACCACATGCGTAAGCCAAGCCCTATGACTTTAAGCCTACTGTTTCTACCCGGACAACAATACAGCTGGCATGCAAAGAGAGAAATGGATAGTACTGATAGACATCCTGGAAAGAATTTCTGTTAATGGAAATGGGCATGCATTTTGTAAAAGCTGCCACACAGATTTCAAAGGGTTCTCACAGGTTAAGAGTCACAAGCTAGCCTTATGGTGCCCTGTTGAGGTTTACAGtgtcttaaaaaataaacagaaaaagagcACTCACCCAAACTTTCTGATGAACTTGGTGAAGATGTTCTTCAGTTTGGCTCTGAAGTGCCTCCTCACGTCGTCTTTGATGTTCCCAATTCCCTCCATCTGAACACAAGACAAAGAGTGCATTAAATTAGGGCACAAAAGTCTCTTACAGTGGACTCGTGTTCACAGTGTCGACGCCTACCATGACAGTGACGTGTGATGCCAGCGTCTTGGGGTCCATGATGAAGAGGATGACCTTAATGAAGCCTAAGGCAGCTTTGACAATCTCTCTGGTGCGAGAcgacagcagcagacagatgttttgcagcagctgctccatgGTGGTCACCTCTATAGCATCTGGTGAGGAAAAGGTGTCAGACTGAATCCGGTCCATGAAAACACCAACAGGAAGGTGCTGAAAGTCAGCAGGCTTACCTTTGTACTCAAACACCAGTCGGGTTAGTGCCAGCACTGTGCAGGTGATCATGGTGACGGAGCCTGTGAGTCCTGCATACACTGATGCCAAATACTGCTCCATGGCATCTGGATCAGAGACAGACACTCAGTTCGCATGCTAATCAAATCAACATGAGAAGCCTGTACCTACACATTCACaatacaaggaggaggaagtgcattaccttttctgtttccacagaAGCGGACAAATGCGTTTCCTATCTCCACCAGCAGACTGTAGGCGTTCTTACGAGCTCCAACAGACACCTCCTTGGTGCATATAATCACCTGACAGAGACAACAACCTcatgaaaatgaacaaatatcagtactgagtgtgtttgtttgttgcaaGCACTTGTGTTTGTACCTCTGGCAGCAGTGTGGTGATGAAGTCTTTGTGTTCTTCACCGAGCCTCTTCACGATGTGGATCAGACACTTCAGCCTCGGCTgggaaagagaaacacaaatgGAAAGATTCAATCAGACAGCACCGTAAATCAAGACACACAACCCCATTTAATGTCTGAGTTATTTTATCTCACTCTACACGGCAGTCTCACCCTCTTAGCTGGCGAAGAGGCATTTTTCAGAGTCTCCAGGAGGACGACTTTGAGCGTTTCCAGATTAGCCACGACAAACAATTTGCAGCCATCGCTCTCCCCTCCGCACATCTCCTCCAGCACACGGTACGCTTTCTTCTGCATGCCTGGCTCCTTGGTCTGAGAACAAATGCACCGACAGACACAGAGTTTACAAGAAATACACTCATGTTCACAAGCTTTTAATTCAAATTGTGTGCACCCTTACCTCCAAATATGGCCTAATCAACTCAAAGGTTTTAGTCATGGTGACCTCGTCTACGGACGGAGCCATGGCAACCACAAGGTCCATCATTGACAGCCTGAGAAGTAAAATGGAAGATTACATATACCTTTATTTACGATATTCTAAGATATATGAGCAACTGAATATATCATATTCATGTCCTACCGTGTGAACTCAGTGGTGTCGCTGCAGCTCAACTTGTCTGTGGCTTTTTGCAGGAACGTGCAGATCAGCTGAGGATGGTTTATAATTAGACACCACCACATGACAGGATTGATATCAAAAATGTTAAGCTCCACACATAGTTTTTTCTGATGCATGCCCACCCCTCCAACCCTAGCACACCTCAAGGTATCCAGTATCACAATTTTAAACTAtgttaacaaaacacaaactgcaacacaaaacaacattgaGCAGCAGAATGTGAGCGAACTTGACTGACCTGTGTTTCGGAGACTGTTAGGTAGACCTTGATGGTGTCGAGTACGGCCATCCTGTAGGTGCCAGACTCCCCCGCTGCAGGCTGCTGGCCGTACACATTGAAAAGGATAGGCAGGAAGTTCTTAGAGAAGCGGCCCACTTCAGCCTTTTCTtcctctacacacacaaaacagaaacaaaagggTAAGGGATTACTTGATTCCACAGTAAGTAGCTGGGGTAGTTTTCGTCTCTCTCTTACCCCTTGTCCACCAATATCaaacaggttttgttcagttcCTGCACCTACATTTGAACCATTCGGAGCATTTAGACCAAAAATAAATCGTTTCGCAGCCTGAAAAGTTGGTTTCTAGttgtatttaaaaacagcaagtTTTCTTTGACCTAAAGTGCCAACTATGAGGAGATCAGTCATATTTTACAGGTCGGAAAGAGAGAATGGAGTCTTGCACACAACAGTCTTCTACGTCATCTTATCATCATTAGCCGGTCTATCTTGTTATTTGAATAAAAGCAAATATCTGTATTAAGAGAACATAATCTTGTAGGTAATCACTGTAACCCGCCATCTTACAACTGGTTACTTCCGTTGTGCTGTTGTGTGTCCGAACCTGAACGGAACCAGTTAAAGAATCAGAGCTAATCTGGTGGATGAGGGGGATCTGTGAACACGTGTGTCTTCTCACCAGTGGAGCAGCTCTTGTTGACGATCGTGCGTAGAGCCTGGCACACTATGAGCCTCAGGTCTGGCCGCTCATTAACAGCCATACCGAGTGTGCGGGCAATGCCTTTGAAAGATGCCAGCAGGTCCACGGGACATGTGCAGAAGCCAGGGAGCATGGTCCAAATCTGAAAGCAGTACAGACATGAATTTCTCAACAACTCATTCAGTGGATTTTTTTACTCTtaacacatcaaagtctgtgtAGAGCTACCTGTATCTGTAATGTCTGGTAGACTTTGGCCTCAAGTTTCTGTCCAGCTTGTTCTAATTCTTCAgctacaacacaaaaacagccatGAGTTCATATACATAAAAAGTAAACCCAGCATCACAGTGTGGAGCATTACACAGTATGTGTACCTCTCTGCTTGAGCGTCGAGGCCAGAGGGAGGAAATAAGAGTTGAAGAAGCCGAGGTGAGTGTTCTTCACGTGATCCCGTATGACCGGGACCAGCCAGCTGCGTGGGAACTCCAAGTCATCCCTGGTGAAAAAACACACTCAGTTAAACCACTATAATGACAAGAAGATAActcagtgttttgtgtttgtgatatTTTCACTCACTCGTAGCCGGTGATGTTGAGGGGCACAGCACCCAGCACAACTTCAGGTCCCATACTCTCTACGGCTCCTCCTACAGCCAGGTCCAACTCACCACTGAAGGGGAACTGAGGAGTGGAGCGCAGGTCTGCCAGAGACTGCAGGGACTGTCAAGGACACAACACAAAAGACTCAGACAAACTTTTATCTCTCTCTACTCACATAGTGATCTACAGAGTTTTTGCGTCTGTACCTTGGTCATAATGGGGTGAGCTTGTTTCCCTGCAACTCGATAGAAGCAACCCAGGACCTGCAGCACAAATGGCCAGGAGGCATGGAAGCGGTAGGACAAACCATCTTCTATGATACTGGAACACAAGCACACAGCCACAATTATCATGACGAGCATTAACATGTAGTCTGTACAAAAGGGGAAAAGACTGAGCTTGGCGAACATTTACCGAAACATTTTGCAGACATAGGAGGGGTTCCCTGCCGAGGCTGTGGCAGTGATCGTGCCCATTTCGTCCATGTGAGGTGCAACACATTCGGTCAACAGAGTCTGAAACAGATAATCATGAATAAATGATCAGTTAGAACCCTGCATACGCTGCAAATTAAAACTACCAACTCACTTTTTTGTTAAACTTCCTTAGCTGGCAGGgctcaaaatacttttttctgtGCACcaacgttttttttgtttgtttgtttgtttttttaaagattattttttcaggctttttgcctttaatgtacaggacagagtgacacggggtgagagagagagagagagctgtacatggggcgccggcactatccactacgctactgaCGCTCCTGTGCAACGTTTTTAACCTGCACCTAAAATTTTGTGTACTGCACCACTTAATTTATTTGTCCTTCTTTCTGTGCACTTTTTCCACAGCTGGATCCACATTTATTGGTTGTAAAGTGCTGTACAGAACATATTTTCTGTAGTAAGTAGCACAGAGCTGCCAACTTCTCAATTTAGTCTGAAGTGAGATAGTAACATTCCTTCAGATTTTACACGGTCGTAGTCAGGGTCATCCTGAAATGTCAGCAAACTTCTTAGTGAAAAAGAAATTATGACAATTCAAATATGAGGAAATTGTCAGTGTGTAATAATGTAAATTGAGctaacttttcctttaaattctCCAAAACAGgacagtaaaataataaatataaaatttgACGTGGTCATAGTCAGCGTCACCCTGAACATGATTACATTGAAAATTTCAGTAAAATGATTGCTAATGATTTTATTTGGTACATAAAATGTGAAGTGATATTGCTGTAATATTAGCCCGCTGAAATGCCGGTATCATAACAGCATGAATAGATGTTCATCAAAATCCAAGTGATGGCATGTTTGACTGGGTTTACACAGTGCTGCTGTGACACTGTGCTGCGgtcttgtctgtcctgtcctctTTATGCATCACAATGTTATCATTATAAATGTCTTTTTCGGGGgagaaaagaaacacatgagaGTGTTTCAAAAGTAAGTAAGCAGGTACACTGCACGCAAGAGGGCTGactgcttcttcttttaatttagtcTTCATTTGAAAGAATACAAACAATACGTTTCGCCCATGGCTTCATCAGGTTTGTTGGATAATACAAtgcacaggtgttttttttgtctgctcaGCACATGGTCCACCCTGCTGCTGACTGGATtcagtgcagctgcagccttGTTAAAAACACCTGTGGGTTGTATAATACAACAAACCTGATGAAGCCATGGGTAAAACACACtgtttgtaatatttcaaaTGAAGACTATATTAAAAGAGGAAGCAATACAGCCCTCTTGTGTGCGGTGTATCTGCTTATTTACTGCCAACACCTGCACCAAGTTATAAGGACTAGCAGCGCTGTGCACGGGGCATGtgcttttaaaattgttttaaaaattgaCTGTGAGTCTCACAGTCAACGCAAAATAGTTGGCGGCCCTGCATTCCATACACAGATGCATGGAGAGCTGAAAACTGCATCTATAGCTCACTACAGTCCACTGGTATTTCTAGCTCTGGCTGGTTTGGAAGATTTAATTTTTTCGTCTTCCCTGTCTGGAATGCATTCTTCAAAGATTTAATTATAATCCAGAAATACCACTGAGCCTAGTGAGCCttaacagacaaaaacatcttTATCAGCACTCAATGTGGATGTCCTGAAGATAATATGTTTACCTTTAGTGTATTGGTGGCTGCAGAAACCACTTGTGTGTGAGGCGACAACAGGCAGGACATGGCGGCAGAGAAGAGGCGAGGGAGGTGACCCAAACTCAGGGAACTCTGCAAactacacaaagacacacaaactgttGATCCACAAACTGCTGGCTGGAAAACATGCAATCACATGAGTACAAGACAGGATTTGCGATGCTGTTATAGAAAACACAGTTTATTACCTCGCCAAGTGAACATGTGCTTTCTCCATGACGGCGAGCCAAGCCAGCAGAGGCTGCAGGTCGTTCTCACTGGGCAGGTAGTCATACAGAGCCTGAGGGTCAGAAATGGCGTGTCAGCTTTAACAGCACATTTTGTGTcatgagttttgttttgtttctatcCTCTCACCGTGATGATCTGTGCGTTAAGTTCTGGTGACAGTGATGAAGCTTTTGGCTTCCCGCTGAACAGCCTGTGAAAGGCCTGCATGGCGCTCGCCGTCACCAGCTGCAGccagaaacacagtgacaacaTTAAAAACTACACCTGAGTATCCATGTAGGTGGACAAATTGTACCTGGCTGCACCTATGAATGTTTCTGTGCTCTCACCACATGGCTCAGTGTCATCACTCGCAGCAGAGTCTCACAGCAGGACTTGACGGCTCCCAGAGGAAACGTCCCCATCAGCTCCTTCAGAAGACCCAGCACGTGAAGTGTGGTGGTGTCCTCTTTGCTGCCTGAAGGGAAGAAAGACATCAGCTACAACTAGCTGTACAACTAGAACATCCTATAACCTATTTACCTTCATCACAGTAAGAAAAACTAAATCATTGTCTCACCTCCTGCCTGTTCCATTTCTTTTATGCAGAACTTGGCTGTGGTCACTGCAGCAGGGTGATGGGTCGGGGCATTATctgtaaacaggaagtcactgccTCTGAGGATGGAGCAGACACCTTGCTGTGCTGATTTACGGACCTAAGAGGACAAAGTGGACATGAAATGTTAGCATCTCATTTTACACGTAATACCTCTAGGACAGTTACTATGCAAGTGAGATAGACCTTTGGCTTGCTGTGCACTGTGAAGCTGAGAAGTCCGTGGTAAGCCTGAAGAGTAGACGGGTAGGTCCAGACAGATGCATCCTGCTTCCTCAACAAAGTGGCCAGGCATGACAGGATCTGTAAGCGCAAAAATGACAACCTCAATCTATGCTGCAAGTTTCAACAGTGAAcaataaagacaaacacaaagagacaaattCAGTTACCCATCTAAGAGCAGAGGCGGTCTCAGACGTGGCCTGATTAGACATGATGTCCATCAGAGCCTTAGTGGTGTCCGAGAACTTAGACATGAGCACTGGAGCAGGAACCCTGGGGAAGACAATATACcgatcagaaaaaaacatttcaagtcATATCTAATGAGCACTGACATGAGTGGGAACTTTGTTTTAGCCAGAATTGTTGAAGTCCAACCGTTTCATGACGAGATTAAGGAGGTACGCCACTGCAGCTTGAGACTCTGATGAATCCACAACCTCCAGGGTGGTCATCTAGAAAAGCACATCCAGGTTCACTATCAGCTTTCAAAACACCACAAGTTATTTGGTAATGTCTCAGTTTTTAAGGCAAAACTCACCAAAGCAGCAAAGTACTCAGTTTCAGTCTCTTTCCCTCCTTGGCCACGGATCACCTCAGTAACAGCTGCCAACACTGCACAGATCTGTGAGGCACAACAGGTGACAATGTTACAGCTACAGAAAAGTTATATATTTGTTAAGAATGTTGGTATCCTTGCATCAACTTTTTAGCTTTTGCTCCTAATGCAAAAAGCAATTTTACTAcattaaaacaagacatttggaAATAATACAAACCAGCTGTATAAAGCTTATTACTTAGGGGGTGTTGGGAATAAATGATCCACCTTCAGTCTAAGGCCTACCTCTTTGTGAGCGGCTGAATTGGACTCCCAGTAGCGCTGCACCTTTCTGAAGGTCAGGTTGGAGCAGTCTGACAGGCCGCTGAGGAAAGTACCCGAGGTCCTTTCTGAAAACGCCAAATCTGGCTCCTCTTCCATGCAGGCATCTTTACGCCCAATCTCCA
This genomic interval carries:
- the rrp12 gene encoding RRP12-like protein, with translation MVKSGKLRSGTASKLTRWKKGHSSDSNPQTSRFRQAAKSRFFSRPSGKSDLTVDALKLHNDLQAGPLEIGRKDACMEEEPDLAFSERTSGTFLSGLSDCSNLTFRKVQRYWESNSAAHKEICAVLAAVTEVIRGQGGKETETEYFAALMTTLEVVDSSESQAAVAYLLNLVMKRVPAPVLMSKFSDTTKALMDIMSNQATSETASALRWILSCLATLLRKQDASVWTYPSTLQAYHGLLSFTVHSKPKVRKSAQQGVCSILRGSDFLFTDNAPTHHPAAVTTAKFCIKEMEQAGGSKEDTTTLHVLGLLKELMGTFPLGAVKSCCETLLRVMTLSHVLVTASAMQAFHRLFSGKPKASSLSPELNAQIITALYDYLPSENDLQPLLAWLAVMEKAHVHLASLQSSLSLGHLPRLFSAAMSCLLSPHTQVVSAATNTLKTLLTECVAPHMDEMGTITATASAGNPSYVCKMFRIIEDGLSYRFHASWPFVLQVLGCFYRVAGKQAHPIMTKSLQSLADLRSTPQFPFSGELDLAVGGAVESMGPEVVLGAVPLNITGYEDDLEFPRSWLVPVIRDHVKNTHLGFFNSYFLPLASTLKQRAEELEQAGQKLEAKVYQTLQIQIWTMLPGFCTCPVDLLASFKGIARTLGMAVNERPDLRLIVCQALRTIVNKSCSTEEEKAEVGRFSKNFLPILFNVYGQQPAAGESGTYRMAVLDTIKVYLTVSETQLICTFLQKATDKLSCSDTTEFTRLSMMDLVVAMAPSVDEVTMTKTFELIRPYLETKEPGMQKKAYRVLEEMCGGESDGCKLFVVANLETLKVVLLETLKNASSPAKRPRLKCLIHIVKRLGEEHKDFITTLLPEVIICTKEVSVGARKNAYSLLVEIGNAFVRFCGNRKDAMEQYLASVYAGLTGSVTMITCTVLALTRLVFEYKDAIEVTTMEQLLQNICLLLSSRTREIVKAALGFIKVILFIMDPKTLASHVTVMMEGIGNIKDDVRRHFRAKLKNIFTKFIRKFGFELVKSMLPAEHHKVLANIRKAEARSKRRKQASEEQDDSESEEEEPKTKSQSIEDILAESDSDMSEDEGKARNAPKKAGKMQKARAWLKEGEEDDPLNFLDPKVSQRVLATNPALKKSAKVDHGFKVTSDGRLIIREDDEEAAKDKDDGEMKDILEEAGVKSKKTQKRKFRDDNFDDDMDIEPQLKYKAGGSGIHRPLGGREDAGADYKSKKGKGDVKKKGKLDPYAYIPLKKAQLNRRKRAKLQGQFKGMVRGAQKGALSGKKMQKKKRKA